One region of Candidatus Zixiibacteriota bacterium genomic DNA includes:
- a CDS encoding DUF1573 domain-containing protein translates to MRRTLILLTVAALTLAATISAQQPPADNPIPPSRAKVYVDEIEFDFGYLPNDAFVGHIYKLHSRGQDSLKILRVKPACGCTKAPLQKEVIAPGDSGEVELIFHAAKNQRGRADKSAAITCNDNEKQNFNLRFRGIMYPTDHPDSLKPVTLSQSQVKWMYGTPAQEAVIAVANVSGAPIRLQMIAAPVGFAVVDLPKDEIKPGKQREIRVRLDKAFAGKDFQKSFTFECNDGARTRITVPVLLDAPVSAIAPPIAPGSGSGNTTNEKPAGSPR, encoded by the coding sequence ATGAGACGAACACTGATATTGCTGACCGTCGCGGCGCTGACACTGGCGGCGACAATTTCCGCGCAACAGCCCCCCGCCGACAATCCCATTCCGCCGAGCCGCGCCAAAGTCTATGTCGATGAAATCGAATTCGACTTCGGCTACTTGCCCAACGACGCATTTGTCGGCCACATCTACAAGCTGCATAGCCGCGGCCAGGACTCGCTCAAAATCCTGCGGGTAAAACCCGCCTGCGGCTGCACCAAGGCGCCACTGCAGAAGGAAGTGATCGCACCCGGCGATTCCGGCGAAGTTGAATTGATCTTCCACGCCGCCAAGAATCAACGCGGCCGCGCCGACAAGAGCGCTGCCATCACATGCAATGACAACGAGAAGCAGAACTTCAATCTGCGTTTTCGCGGTATCATGTACCCCACCGACCACCCCGATTCACTCAAGCCCGTGACATTGTCGCAAAGCCAGGTGAAATGGATGTACGGCACGCCGGCGCAGGAAGCGGTGATTGCCGTAGCCAACGTCTCCGGTGCCCCGATCCGTCTGCAGATGATCGCCGCGCCTGTCGGATTCGCAGTCGTTGATTTGCCCAAGGATGAAATCAAACCGGGCAAACAGCGGGAGATCCGCGTGCGCTTGGACAAGGCGTTTGCCGGAAAGGACTTTCAGAAGTCGTTTACCTTCGAGTGCAACGACGGCGCCCGAACCCGCATCACGGTACCGGTGCTTCTCGATGCGCCGGTGTCCGCAATCGCTCCCCCAATCGCTCCGGGGAGCGGGTCTGGCAATACGACGAACGAAAAGCCGGCCGGGTCCCCTCGCTGA